In a genomic window of Cynocephalus volans isolate mCynVol1 chromosome 1, mCynVol1.pri, whole genome shotgun sequence:
- the IGSF11 gene encoding immunoglobulin superfamily member 11 isoform X1, translating to MVIPLSNANQPEQVILYQGGQMFDGAPRFHGRVGFTGTMPATNVSIFINNTQLSDTGTYQCLVNNLPDRGGRNIGVTGLTVLVPPSAPHCQIQGSQDIGSDVILLCSSEEGIPRPTYLWEKLDNTLKLPPTATQDQVQGTVTIRNISTLSSGLYQCVASNAIGTSTCLLDLQVTSPQPRSIGLIAGTIGTGAVIIIFCIALILGAFFYWKNKNKEEEEEEIPNEIREDDLPPKCSFSAKAFHTEISSSENNTLTTSSNTYNSRYWSNDPKVHRNMESFNHFSDLRQSFSLHSGNANIPSIYANGNPLVSGPHKTVVVTANRESSPQVVSRSNGSVSRKPRPQHIHSYTVSQAMLERIGAVPVMVPAQSRAGSLV from the exons ATGGTCATTCCTCTCTCCAATGCTAACCAACCTGAACAG GTCATTCTCTATCAAGGTGGACAGATGTTTGATGGTGCCCCCCGGTTCCATGGTAGGGTAGGATTTACAGGCACCATGCCAGCCACGAATGTCTCTATCTTCATTAATAACACGCAGCTATCAGATACAGGCACCTACCAGTGTTTGGTCAACAACCTTCCAGACAGAGGGGGCAGGAACATTGGGGTCACTGGTCTCACAGTGTTAG TTCCCCCCTCTGCCCCACACTGCCAAATCCAAGGATCCCAGGATATTGGCAGCGATGTCATCCTGCTCTGTAGCTCAGAGGAAGGCATTCCTCGACCAACTTACCTTTGGGAGAAGTTAGACAATACCCTCAAACTACCTCCAACAGCCACTCAGG ACCAGGTTCAAGGAACGGTCACCATCCGGAACATCAGCACTCTGTCTTCAGGTTTGTACCAGTGCGTTGCTTCTAATGCCATTGGAACCAGCACCTGTCTTTTGGATCTCCAGGTTACTTCAC CTCAGCCCAGGAGCATTGGACTAATAGCTGGAACCATTGGCACTGGTGcagttattatcattttttgcaTTGCACTAATTTTAGGGGCATTCTtttactggaaaaacaaaaataaagaggaggaggaagaagaaattccTAATGAAATAAG aGAGGATGATCTTCCAcctaaatgttctttttctgccaAAGCATTTCACACTGAAATATCCTCCTCGGAGAACAACACATTGACCACCTCTTCCAATACTTACAACAGCCGATACTGGAGCAACGatccaaaagttcatagaaatatgGAGTCATTCAACCACTTCAGTGACCTGCGCCAGTCTTTCTCCCTCCACTCAGGCAATGCCAACATTCCATCCATTTATGCTAACGGGAACCCCCTGGTCTCAGGTCCACATAAGACTGTGGTAGTGACAGCTAATAGAGAGTCATCTCCGCAGGTTGTATCCAGGAGCAATGGCTCAGTCAGCAGGAAGCCTCGGCCTCAGCACATACACTCCTACACTGTCAGCCAAGCAATGCTGGAGCGGATTGGTGCAGTCCCTGTCATGGTGCCTGCTCAGAGTCGGGCTGGGTCCCTGGTATAG
- the IGSF11 gene encoding immunoglobulin superfamily member 11 isoform X3 has translation MVIPLSNANQPEQVILYQGGQMFDGAPRFHGRVGFTGTMPATNVSIFINNTQLSDTGTYQCLVNNLPDRGGRNIGVTGLTVLVPPSAPHCQIQGSQDIGSDVILLCSSEEGIPRPTYLWEKLDNTLKLPPTATQDQVQGTVTIRNISTLSSGLYQCVASNAIGTSTCLLDLQVTSRAFFYWKNKNKEEEEEEIPNEIREDDLPPKCSFSAKAFHTEISSSENNTLTTSSNTYNSRYWSNDPKVHRNMESFNHFSDLRQSFSLHSGNANIPSIYANGNPLVSGPHKTVVVTANRESSPQVVSRSNGSVSRKPRPQHIHSYTVSQAMLERIGAVPVMVPAQSRAGSLV, from the exons ATGGTCATTCCTCTCTCCAATGCTAACCAACCTGAACAG GTCATTCTCTATCAAGGTGGACAGATGTTTGATGGTGCCCCCCGGTTCCATGGTAGGGTAGGATTTACAGGCACCATGCCAGCCACGAATGTCTCTATCTTCATTAATAACACGCAGCTATCAGATACAGGCACCTACCAGTGTTTGGTCAACAACCTTCCAGACAGAGGGGGCAGGAACATTGGGGTCACTGGTCTCACAGTGTTAG TTCCCCCCTCTGCCCCACACTGCCAAATCCAAGGATCCCAGGATATTGGCAGCGATGTCATCCTGCTCTGTAGCTCAGAGGAAGGCATTCCTCGACCAACTTACCTTTGGGAGAAGTTAGACAATACCCTCAAACTACCTCCAACAGCCACTCAGG ACCAGGTTCAAGGAACGGTCACCATCCGGAACATCAGCACTCTGTCTTCAGGTTTGTACCAGTGCGTTGCTTCTAATGCCATTGGAACCAGCACCTGTCTTTTGGATCTCCAGGTTACTTCAC GGGCATTCTtttactggaaaaacaaaaataaagaggaggaggaagaagaaattccTAATGAAATAAG aGAGGATGATCTTCCAcctaaatgttctttttctgccaAAGCATTTCACACTGAAATATCCTCCTCGGAGAACAACACATTGACCACCTCTTCCAATACTTACAACAGCCGATACTGGAGCAACGatccaaaagttcatagaaatatgGAGTCATTCAACCACTTCAGTGACCTGCGCCAGTCTTTCTCCCTCCACTCAGGCAATGCCAACATTCCATCCATTTATGCTAACGGGAACCCCCTGGTCTCAGGTCCACATAAGACTGTGGTAGTGACAGCTAATAGAGAGTCATCTCCGCAGGTTGTATCCAGGAGCAATGGCTCAGTCAGCAGGAAGCCTCGGCCTCAGCACATACACTCCTACACTGTCAGCCAAGCAATGCTGGAGCGGATTGGTGCAGTCCCTGTCATGGTGCCTGCTCAGAGTCGGGCTGGGTCCCTGGTATAG
- the IGSF11 gene encoding immunoglobulin superfamily member 11 isoform X2 encodes MVIPLSNANQPEQVILYQGGQMFDGAPRFHGRVGFTGTMPATNVSIFINNTQLSDTGTYQCLVNNLPDRGGRNIGVTGLTVLVPPSAPHCQIQGSQDIGSDVILLCSSEEGIPRPTYLWEKLDNTLKLPPTATQDQVQGTVTIRNISTLSSAQPRSIGLIAGTIGTGAVIIIFCIALILGAFFYWKNKNKEEEEEEIPNEIREDDLPPKCSFSAKAFHTEISSSENNTLTTSSNTYNSRYWSNDPKVHRNMESFNHFSDLRQSFSLHSGNANIPSIYANGNPLVSGPHKTVVVTANRESSPQVVSRSNGSVSRKPRPQHIHSYTVSQAMLERIGAVPVMVPAQSRAGSLV; translated from the exons ATGGTCATTCCTCTCTCCAATGCTAACCAACCTGAACAG GTCATTCTCTATCAAGGTGGACAGATGTTTGATGGTGCCCCCCGGTTCCATGGTAGGGTAGGATTTACAGGCACCATGCCAGCCACGAATGTCTCTATCTTCATTAATAACACGCAGCTATCAGATACAGGCACCTACCAGTGTTTGGTCAACAACCTTCCAGACAGAGGGGGCAGGAACATTGGGGTCACTGGTCTCACAGTGTTAG TTCCCCCCTCTGCCCCACACTGCCAAATCCAAGGATCCCAGGATATTGGCAGCGATGTCATCCTGCTCTGTAGCTCAGAGGAAGGCATTCCTCGACCAACTTACCTTTGGGAGAAGTTAGACAATACCCTCAAACTACCTCCAACAGCCACTCAGG ACCAGGTTCAAGGAACGGTCACCATCCGGAACATCAGCACTCTGTCTTCAG CTCAGCCCAGGAGCATTGGACTAATAGCTGGAACCATTGGCACTGGTGcagttattatcattttttgcaTTGCACTAATTTTAGGGGCATTCTtttactggaaaaacaaaaataaagaggaggaggaagaagaaattccTAATGAAATAAG aGAGGATGATCTTCCAcctaaatgttctttttctgccaAAGCATTTCACACTGAAATATCCTCCTCGGAGAACAACACATTGACCACCTCTTCCAATACTTACAACAGCCGATACTGGAGCAACGatccaaaagttcatagaaatatgGAGTCATTCAACCACTTCAGTGACCTGCGCCAGTCTTTCTCCCTCCACTCAGGCAATGCCAACATTCCATCCATTTATGCTAACGGGAACCCCCTGGTCTCAGGTCCACATAAGACTGTGGTAGTGACAGCTAATAGAGAGTCATCTCCGCAGGTTGTATCCAGGAGCAATGGCTCAGTCAGCAGGAAGCCTCGGCCTCAGCACATACACTCCTACACTGTCAGCCAAGCAATGCTGGAGCGGATTGGTGCAGTCCCTGTCATGGTGCCTGCTCAGAGTCGGGCTGGGTCCCTGGTATAG
- the IGSF11 gene encoding immunoglobulin superfamily member 11 isoform X4, whose amino-acid sequence MVIPLSNANQPEQVILYQGGQMFDGAPRFHGRVGFTGTMPATNVSIFINNTQLSDTGTYQCLVNNLPDRGGRNIGVTGLTVLVPPSAPHCQIQGSQDIGSDVILLCSSEEGIPRPTYLWEKLDNTLKLPPTATQDQVQGTVTIRNISTLSSGAFFYWKNKNKEEEEEEIPNEIREDDLPPKCSFSAKAFHTEISSSENNTLTTSSNTYNSRYWSNDPKVHRNMESFNHFSDLRQSFSLHSGNANIPSIYANGNPLVSGPHKTVVVTANRESSPQVVSRSNGSVSRKPRPQHIHSYTVSQAMLERIGAVPVMVPAQSRAGSLV is encoded by the exons ATGGTCATTCCTCTCTCCAATGCTAACCAACCTGAACAG GTCATTCTCTATCAAGGTGGACAGATGTTTGATGGTGCCCCCCGGTTCCATGGTAGGGTAGGATTTACAGGCACCATGCCAGCCACGAATGTCTCTATCTTCATTAATAACACGCAGCTATCAGATACAGGCACCTACCAGTGTTTGGTCAACAACCTTCCAGACAGAGGGGGCAGGAACATTGGGGTCACTGGTCTCACAGTGTTAG TTCCCCCCTCTGCCCCACACTGCCAAATCCAAGGATCCCAGGATATTGGCAGCGATGTCATCCTGCTCTGTAGCTCAGAGGAAGGCATTCCTCGACCAACTTACCTTTGGGAGAAGTTAGACAATACCCTCAAACTACCTCCAACAGCCACTCAGG ACCAGGTTCAAGGAACGGTCACCATCCGGAACATCAGCACTCTGTCTTCAG GGGCATTCTtttactggaaaaacaaaaataaagaggaggaggaagaagaaattccTAATGAAATAAG aGAGGATGATCTTCCAcctaaatgttctttttctgccaAAGCATTTCACACTGAAATATCCTCCTCGGAGAACAACACATTGACCACCTCTTCCAATACTTACAACAGCCGATACTGGAGCAACGatccaaaagttcatagaaatatgGAGTCATTCAACCACTTCAGTGACCTGCGCCAGTCTTTCTCCCTCCACTCAGGCAATGCCAACATTCCATCCATTTATGCTAACGGGAACCCCCTGGTCTCAGGTCCACATAAGACTGTGGTAGTGACAGCTAATAGAGAGTCATCTCCGCAGGTTGTATCCAGGAGCAATGGCTCAGTCAGCAGGAAGCCTCGGCCTCAGCACATACACTCCTACACTGTCAGCCAAGCAATGCTGGAGCGGATTGGTGCAGTCCCTGTCATGGTGCCTGCTCAGAGTCGGGCTGGGTCCCTGGTATAG